The DNA sequence TGAACATAGAGTAAGTATTATTGAAATAGTGGTGGAACTTGGCCGCGATAGACAGCTGATTGGCCTTCACATCCCCCACATCGACAAAGTTGTCGGTGCGAACATAGGTGCTCTCGACGGCGAAGTTTTTACTGAAATAGTAACCGCCATAGAGACCATAACTGATGGCCGACTCGTCAAATTCTCCCGCCTCTAGCGTGGAATGACCCGCCATGGCCCCCAGGTAATACCCCTTAATATCGGCAACCGCCATCGCAGATCCCGATGCGATAAGACTCGCCAAACACAGTGCCAGCATAGATGCGCGCTTCATGCTTCCCCCGGAAACGAAACATTTACAAGTAGCTAACATACTAGACCAAAAATCGCATTAAATTAAGTCTTTAATTGCCGCTTTGATAAAAAACCAACCAAGCTTTGCCCGCTCAGCAAATAGGTAGAATCCAGGGCATAAAAAATGCAGCCTGGGCTGCATTTTTCTCATACTTGCTTCAAACTCCGGTTAACTGATGGCATTGGCTTAGGCAATGAATCTTCTAACGCCTTTGTTTGCCGTAGTTAGTGCTTCTCATCCTCGGCGGGGCCGCTGAGGGGCTTGTTACCCGATATCATCGCCGACACTAGGCCAGGCTGATGTTTAATCTCGGCCACTATCACCCCGGCCACATGCAGCACTATCATCAGGATCAGCAGATACACGCTATACACATGCACCTCGCCGGCCAGAGACTTATAGGGCTTTAATACCGCCACCTTCTGCGCATCGACGCCGGTGTCGTCATAGGGCTTGATGCTGGCACCATCGACGCCAGGCTGGGCGATATAGTCGCTGACCGCACCGCCAAAGGGTGGGTAATAGATATCGGTCCCGGCGCGAACCAGGCCTGTCACCATTATGGTCACCAACAGCAGCATCATGGCAAAGATGGCCAGGCGCCCCATGGGATTATGATGCAGATATTGAGGAGACTCCCCCTTGGCCAGCTTGGCCTTGTAGCCAGATAATCCCTTGAGATCCGGGAGCAACTGACTCAGGCGGGCGCTATGACTGCCGATGACACCCCAGATCAGCCTGACACTCAGGTTAATGGCAAACAGGTAACCGACCCAGACATGCAGTTTCTTCAAGCCAATCTTGGCTTCCAGGCCGCTGATGCCGATATCACCCTTAAATAACATCACCATGCCAATGAAGATCAGCACCATGACTAAGCCAAGGTTTATCCAGTGGAACAACCGCGTTGGCGTGTCCCACACCTTGTAAACCTTCACCTCTTGACTGACTCCTTGATGACTGACGGCCCCTTGATTGGCAGCCACTTGATTAATCGCCTCTTTTGGCATCGTCTCCCCCATTTCAGACGTTTATCCAGTAACTAGTAATATACGCCTGTTGGGGGCAAAATTTTGTGAAATATGCTTCATGGCAAGGCAACTTAACCTTAATTTTTTTATGGTTAATTAATCTTGCTACGAAGAAAGATCTCGATAACTTTATTAATCCTGCTTGTGGCGTCTGATAAGGCTCAACCAGCCCAACCCCAGTAGCCCGAACAGCCAGCCCACAGAGAGGCTACCGCCACTCACCTCGACTTCGGTGACGACCTCTTCGACCACATACTGGTCGCGATCGGCGCTCTCAAGCGGCAGGCCATAGAGATCATCCAGATCATCGCTGCTGATGGTGGCGACGATATCGCTGTAACCCACCTCATAGAGATCGATCAACACATCATAATGGTCCGTCGGATAACCAGTATGCAGCGTAGTGAGCACCTCAAAATCATCGTCGCTGGCATCATCCACTATGGTGAACACATCTGTGGTGTGGTACAGCTCCCAGGGGCCGCCATTACGGCTCAGATAGAGGTCGGCATAGACGTTGGCATGCTCGCCCAAATAATAACTGTGGACATCGGCATCGAAGGTCACGCTGAAGGTGCGATAGAAGCCGTCATAATCGATATCTTCAAACAGGCGGCTGCTGGCCTCATAGATAGCAAATTCGTGGTAGATCCCCGCCTCGAGGCGCTGAGCGGAGGACTTGAGCGTCTTAGTCCCAGCATCAGATGAGCTAAGTGTCAGCGCCTGGCGCTCGGCAATCACTTGCGCACGCGTCTTACGCGGGGCAAGTTCCACCTTCTGCTGCTTAAGCTGGTCGGCGCTCGCCTGCTGCGTACTGGTCATGGCCTGCCCGGCGCGGCTAAAACCTTGGGCCAGCGTCTGTTCATCCTGCACTACGCTGGTCGATGCCGAGCCGACTAGAGCTGTATTTTCTCTGAGATTGTCGGCAGCCATGGCTGCGCCGCTGCCCAGCATGGTCAACAAGGCGGTGGCCTTGATGGCGCTATACAGCTTGCCCAGAGCAGAGAGGGTCTTAGTTGAAGGCGTCTTAGTTAATGGCGTATTAGTTGCCAGCTGCTGGCTCGTTTTCATCGTGAGTCTGTTCATAATCAATCTCCATAAAATGGACTGCGTCTTGCTTAAGGCCATTAGATGCGATCGAAAATGAACGTAAGCTGAACATTAAAAATTAGCCTATTCAACAAGATGGCGCAAAATCAAACATTCAGCTCTTGTTCATCTGCGCAAGATAACAATGAAAAAGCACGCTTGCCGCTTTCCCCTGGCGAGGATGGAGATTCGCGGCATATGTTTCTTATTTTTATAGGATCTTTTACACTGTCCGAAGAATTCAACATAGGTGATTTTGATGAAACCAGCCCTAATATTGCTCGCCATAGCGTCACTCCTGTTTCCCCTACAAGGATACAGTGCGGGCTATGGAATATCGGCGGCCAGTAGCAGCATCTTGATGGCGGCTCAGAAAAATACGAATCAAAATCTACGTGTTAAAAATCGTCAGCAGGCCACTCAGATGGTAAAGGGGCGCTATAACGCCAAGGTCCTGAGCGTGCAATCATCACGGGTCAATGGCAACCCAGGCTACCGCGCCAAGTTGCTCAGTAAAGATGGCGTGGTCTTCTATGTCGCCATCGACGCCGTCACAGGACAGATGAGCCGACAATAACCTGCTAAGAAAGGACACGCCAATGCGATTACTACTGGTTGAAGACGATTTAGCCCTTCAGGAAAATTTGAGACAACACCTGCTCGATGCCAACTACACCCTAGACATTGCCAGCGACGGCGAAGAGGGCCTGTTTCAGGGACGAGAGTATCCCTACGACGCCGCCATTATCGACGTTGGCCTGCCTAAGTTAGATGGTATCGCGCTGATCGCCAGGTTAAGAGAAGAGGGAATAGACTACCCCATACTGATCCTGACCGCGCGCGACAACTGGCAAGACAAGGTCGAAGGCCTGGATGCCGGCGCAGACGACTACCTGACCAAGCCGTTTCATCCCGAAGAGCTGGTCGCCAGGCTCAAGGCGCTGATCCGCCGGGCGGCGGGCAAATCCAGCCCTGTGATTCAAAACGGACCCTACTCTCTCAACACCAGCAGCCACGAGATCAAATTTGGCGACCAGGATGTCAGCCTGAGCGGCTCCGAATACAAGCTGTTCGAGTATTTCATGCTGCATATCGGCGAGGTGAAGTCCAAGAGCATATTGATCGAACACATCTATGATCAGGATTTCGACTTAGATTCCAACGTCATAGAGGTCTTTATCCGCCGCCTGCGTAAGAAGCTCGACCCCAACGGCCAGTATGGGCTTATCGAGACATTGCGTGGCCAAGGTTACCGCCTCAAGCCACTGGATAACAGTTAAGCTTTCGAGGCCATTTGATGAGCAACCAGCGCGCCCCACAGGGCAAACTCAACTCCCTCAGGGTTCGTCTGATCCTCAGCGCCCTGCTGCTGATATTGCTGCTGCTGCCCACCATTGGCTTCGCCCTCAACAACGCCTTTAAACAACAGGTGATGACCAACGTCAGAGAGCAGCTAAGCGCCTACCTCTATTCTGTGCTGGCGGTGGCCGAGATGGACGAAGGCAAGCTCTATATGCCAGAGGCGCTGCTGGAGAATCAGTTCAATGTCATAGGCTCAGGCCTCTACGCAGTGATCGACAGCGCAGGCGCTCATGGAACGGATAGCGTCCACCAGGGTGACAACCAAAATGACAGCCAGAGCGATAACCAAACTGAAAGTGACCGCCAGGCCAGCGTTGAGCCCCTCTGGTCATCCAACTCCTTTCTTGGGTTAAACATCACGACTCCCCTGCCCCATCCTAAGGTGGGACGCAGCGAATTTGGCGAGCAGATGTTAGAGCAGCAGCCCCATCTCATCTACAGCTTCAGCGTACGCTTTGCCCCCGGCGAGGCCCAGCGCCAGAGCGCGCCAATCACCATCCACATCATCAAAGATCTCGACGGCGTGGCGCAGCAGCTCAAGGCCTTTAGCCAACATCTGTGGAGCTGGCTGGTGGTGTTGATGCTGGTACTGCTGGCGATTCAATTTGCCTGGTTGGCCTGGACATTAAAACCCCTGGCGCGATTCAGAGAGGAGCTGGGACAAGTACAACGCGGCGAGGCGGAGCAGCTCAGCGGTCATTACCCCAATGAACTGCAGGCGGTGGCCAAACAGCTCAACACACTGCTGAGCACAGAGCAGCGCCAGCGCAGCCGCTATCGCAACGCCCTCTCTGACTTAGCCCACAGCCTCAAGACGCCGCTGGCGGTGATCCAGAGCCAGAAAGATCTCAGCCCAACCTCTCTTGAGCAGGTTGGGCAGATCAATCGCACCATAGGCCACCAGCTCAAGCGTGCCCAGAGCGCCGCCGGTAACGCCTGGCACCTGGGGATCAAGGTCAGCCTAGTCTCCGACAAGCTACTGCGCACCCTGGTCAAGATCCATCCAGGGGTAGCCCTCAGCTATGGCAAGGCTCCTGAGGAAAACCAGATCTTCTACGGCGATCAGAGCGATCTTACAGAGATGCTGGGCAACCTGCTGGATAACGCCTGTAAGGCGGCTAGAAACAAGGTGATGCTGAGCGTCGACGCTGACAATGGAAAGCTCATCATCAGCGTCGAAGATGACGGCGCCGGCGTTAGCCCAGAGCAGCGTCAGCTCATACTCGAGCGTGGACGACGCGCCGATACCTATGAGAAGGGCCACGGCATAGGGCTCGCCATCGTCGGCGACCTGGTGCAGAGCTATCAGGGAGAGCTCACCATAGACAGCTCGGCGACGCTTGGCGGCGCCAAATTCATCCTGAGCTTCCCCCAACAGTTCGCCGAGTAGCCATAGCGTGAGCGAAAGCCGGGTTTGAACTAAAGCCTAAATCAGCTCGGTTCAGCATTTATTTATTATTTTCTTCCCCACTTTTAGCTTTCAGCTAATGTTCATCTTGGGCCTTTTATTATCTGAGTAAATCCAATGACAGATAAGCCTAGGAGACGTTATGAAAAGCATCAGACAATGGACTTTGCTCCTGCTCATTGCCCTTTCACAGTCACTGCTTACCCCTTCAGTGTCGCGGGCAGAAGACGCTGTTCAAGAGATCCAGTTTAGCGATGCCGAGCTTGCGCAGATGCTGGCCCCCATCGCCCTGTATCCCGACAGCCTACTCACCCACATTTTAATTGCCTCCACCTATCCGCTAGAGGTGGTGCAGGCCAATCGTTGGCGCAACAAAAACAAGTCGTTAGAAGGCGCTGAGGCGGTTAACCGCGCTGAGAAAAAGGACTGGGATCCCAGCGTCACCGCCTTGGTCGCCTTTCCCGACCTGCTGCAACGCCTGAGTGACGACCTCGAGTGGACTCAGAAGCTGGGCGACACCTTCTTGCAAGACGAGGAGCGAGTGCTGGACAGCATTCAGAGCCTGAGACAGCAGGCCGAGCGCGCCAATGCCTTCGACGACATGGAGAATATGAAGGTCACTAAGGTCAATCGCCAGATCGTTATCGAACCTGTGCAGCGAGAGGTGATCTATGTGCCTTACTATGACACCCGAGTGGTCTACGGCCATTGGCATTGGTACAACTAC is a window from the Shewanella loihica PV-4 genome containing:
- a CDS encoding ATP-binding protein — protein: MSNQRAPQGKLNSLRVRLILSALLLILLLLPTIGFALNNAFKQQVMTNVREQLSAYLYSVLAVAEMDEGKLYMPEALLENQFNVIGSGLYAVIDSAGAHGTDSVHQGDNQNDSQSDNQTESDRQASVEPLWSSNSFLGLNITTPLPHPKVGRSEFGEQMLEQQPHLIYSFSVRFAPGEAQRQSAPITIHIIKDLDGVAQQLKAFSQHLWSWLVVLMLVLLAIQFAWLAWTLKPLARFREELGQVQRGEAEQLSGHYPNELQAVAKQLNTLLSTEQRQRSRYRNALSDLAHSLKTPLAVIQSQKDLSPTSLEQVGQINRTIGHQLKRAQSAAGNAWHLGIKVSLVSDKLLRTLVKIHPGVALSYGKAPEENQIFYGDQSDLTEMLGNLLDNACKAARNKVMLSVDADNGKLIISVEDDGAGVSPEQRQLILERGRRADTYEKGHGIGLAIVGDLVQSYQGELTIDSSATLGGAKFILSFPQQFAE
- a CDS encoding cytochrome b/b6 domain-containing protein; the encoded protein is MPKEAINQVAANQGAVSHQGVSQEVKVYKVWDTPTRLFHWINLGLVMVLIFIGMVMLFKGDIGISGLEAKIGLKKLHVWVGYLFAINLSVRLIWGVIGSHSARLSQLLPDLKGLSGYKAKLAKGESPQYLHHNPMGRLAIFAMMLLLVTIMVTGLVRAGTDIYYPPFGGAVSDYIAQPGVDGASIKPYDDTGVDAQKVAVLKPYKSLAGEVHVYSVYLLILMIVLHVAGVIVAEIKHQPGLVSAMISGNKPLSGPAEDEKH
- a CDS encoding PepSY domain-containing protein, encoding MKPALILLAIASLLFPLQGYSAGYGISAASSSILMAAQKNTNQNLRVKNRQQATQMVKGRYNAKVLSVQSSRVNGNPGYRAKLLSKDGVVFYVAIDAVTGQMSRQ
- a CDS encoding response regulator transcription factor; its protein translation is MRLLLVEDDLALQENLRQHLLDANYTLDIASDGEEGLFQGREYPYDAAIIDVGLPKLDGIALIARLREEGIDYPILILTARDNWQDKVEGLDAGADDYLTKPFHPEELVARLKALIRRAAGKSSPVIQNGPYSLNTSSHEIKFGDQDVSLSGSEYKLFEYFMLHIGEVKSKSILIEHIYDQDFDLDSNVIEVFIRRLRKKLDPNGQYGLIETLRGQGYRLKPLDNS
- a CDS encoding outer membrane beta-barrel protein; this encodes MKRASMLALCLASLIASGSAMAVADIKGYYLGAMAGHSTLEAGEFDESAISYGLYGGYYFSKNFAVESTYVRTDNFVDVGDVKANQLSIAAKFHHYFNNTYSMFIKAGMAATKVEADLDYDGNGWLWGTGFNMAFDNGINVRIAYEMLYTDLDATGLDEQVESDWGNVYLGVHYQF
- a CDS encoding choice-of-anchor H family protein; this encodes MNRLTMKTSQQLATNTPLTKTPSTKTLSALGKLYSAIKATALLTMLGSGAAMAADNLRENTALVGSASTSVVQDEQTLAQGFSRAGQAMTSTQQASADQLKQQKVELAPRKTRAQVIAERQALTLSSSDAGTKTLKSSAQRLEAGIYHEFAIYEASSRLFEDIDYDGFYRTFSVTFDADVHSYYLGEHANVYADLYLSRNGGPWELYHTTDVFTIVDDASDDDFEVLTTLHTGYPTDHYDVLIDLYEVGYSDIVATISSDDLDDLYGLPLESADRDQYVVEEVVTEVEVSGGSLSVGWLFGLLGLGWLSLIRRHKQD